One stretch of Salarias fasciatus chromosome 19, fSalaFa1.1, whole genome shotgun sequence DNA includes these proteins:
- the tmem229b gene encoding transmembrane protein 229b has protein sequence MVTAENPEAPVPLTALSRWYLYAIHGYFCEVMFTAAWEFVVNCNWKFPGVTSVWALFIYGTCILIVERMYLRLRGRCPVLLRCTIYTLWTYLWEFGTGLLLRQFDACPWDYSQFRYNFMGLITAEYAVPWFCASFIVERLVIRKTLRLRFHEGPEDGWSQHRSDAGGGGGGGGGRRRGVENSANGYLKVD, from the coding sequence ATGGTGACGGCAGAAAACCCGGAGGCTCCGGTTCCTCTGACAGCGCTCTCGCGCTGGTACCTCTACGCCATCCACGGCTACTTCTGCGAGGTGATGTTCACCGCCGCCTGGGAGTTCGTGGTCAACTGCAACTGGAAGTTCCCCGGCGTGACCAGCGTGTGGGCGCTCTTCATCTACGGCACCTGCATCCTCATCGTGGAGCGCATGTACCTGCGGCTGCGCGGCCGCTGCCCCGTGCTGCTGCGCTGCACCATCTACACGCTGTGGACGTACCTGTGGGAGTTCGGCAcggggctgctgctgcgccAGTTCGACGCCTGCCCCTGGGACTACTCCCAGTTCCGCTACAACTTCATGGGGCTGATCACGGCTGAGTACGCCGTGCCGTGGTTCTGCGCCTCCTTCATCGTGGAGCGCCTGGTCATCCGCAAGACCCTGCGGCTGCGCTTCCACGAGGGGCCCGAGGACGGGTGGTCCCAGCACCGGTCCGACGccgggggcggaggaggaggaggaggcgggaggagaAGAGGGGTGGAAAACAGCGCGAACGGCTACCTTAAAGTTGACTGA